The Streptomyces sp. NBC_00454 DNA segment GCAAGCTGGAGGTCCGCCTCGGCGGCCCCCGCGCGGGCCGGCGCACCTACCAGGTCCCGGCCGCCAGCCACGTCGACTCGCTCTCCGTGGACGCCACCGGGCGGGCCAGCGCCGTCGTCGTCCGCGGCAGCCTGTACTGGCTCACGCACCGCGACGGGCCCGCCCGCACCATCGCCGACACCCCGGGCGTACGGGTCCGGCTGCCCGAGATGCTGGGCAGCGGCGGGCAGGTGGCGTACGTGACGGACGCCGAGGGCGAGGACGCCATCGAGATCGCCTACCTGCCCCGGGCCTCCGGGGACCGCGAGCCGCGCCGGCTGGCCTCGGGCGAGCTGGGCCGCGTACTGGAGCTACTGTCCGATCCGGACGGGGAGCGGCTCGCCATCGCCTCCAACGACGGGCGGCTGCTGCTCATCGACGCCACCGAGGAGTCCAACGGGGAGGCCAGCGAGCTGATCCGCTCCGACAACGGGCCCGTCACCGACCTCGCCTTCTCCCCCGACGGCTGCTGGCTGACCTGGTCGCACCCGGGCGTCGGGCGCTCCCTGCGCCAGATCAAGATGGCCCGGATCACGGGACCGGGCGCGCGCACGATCGTGGACGTGACCAACGGCCGCTTCGACGACGAGAACCCGGTCTTCACCCGGGACGGCCGCTACCTCGCCTTCCTGTCCTGGCGCGGTTTCGACCCGGTCTACGACGTGCACACCGGCGACCTGTCCTTCCCGCTGGGCTGCCGCCCGTACCTGGTGCCGCTCTCCTCGGCGACCCCCTCGCCCTTCGCGTTCACCCCCGACGGCCGCCCGGCGGCGGGCGGACTCGACCCGGCCGAGGGCGATTCGGGCGACGGCACGGTCACCGTGGAGGTGGAGGGGCTGGAGAGCCGGGTGACCCCGTTCCCGGTGACGGCGTCCAAGTACTCGGCCCTGTACCCGGTGAGCGGCGGCGGGCTGGTGTGGCTGCGCTGGCCGATCTCCGGCGCGCTCGGCGAGACCTTCGCCAACCCGGCCGACACCAGCGGCAAACCCACGCTGGAGCACTTCGACCTCACGAAGGCCCGTAAGACGGAACTGGCCTCCGGGCTGGACTGGTTCGCGGTCAGCGGGGACGGCACCCGGCTCGTCGTCAACGACGACGGGGACCTGCGGGCGGTCCCGGCCACCGAGTCCGGCGACAACGACTCCACCGTCTACCTGGACCTGCGGCGCATCCTGCACGAGGTGGATCCGGCGGCCGAATGGCGCCAGGCCTTCGAGGAGGCCGGGCGGCTCATCCGCGCGTACTTCTGGGAGCCGCAGATGTGCGGGATCGACTGGGACGGGGTGCTGCGCCAGTACCGCTCCCTCGTCGAACGGGTCGCCTCCCCGGACGAGTTCGCCGACCTGATGCGCGAGGTCCTCGGCGAGCTCGGCACCTCGCACGCCTACGTCTCCCCCGCACGCCGCAACGAAGGGCCGCCGCACTACCAGCGGGCCATCGGCCTGCTCGGCGTCAACCTCGTCCCCCGCGACGGGACCTGGGTCCTCGCCCGGATCCTGCCCGGCGAGTCCTCCGACTCCAAGGCCCGCTCCCCGCTCGCGGGCACCGGCATCCGGGAGGGCGCCGTCCTCACCCACGTCGACGGCCGCCCCGTGGACCCGGTGGCCGGCCCGTACCCGCTGCTGTCGGCGGCGGGCGGCACCACCGTCGAGCTCACCTTCGAGCCCGCCGAGGGGCAGGGCCGCTCGCGCCGGGTCGCGATCGTGCCGTTGATCGACGAGCGGCCGCTGCGCTACCAGGACTGGGTGGCCAAGCGCCGCGCGGTCGTCCGCAAGGTCAGCGAGGGCAAGTGCGGCTACCTGCACATCCCCGACATGGGCGGCTCCGGCTGGGCGCAGTTCAACCGCGACCTGCGGGCCGAGATGTCCAAGCCGGCCCTGATCGTGGACGTACGGGGCAACGCGGGCGGGCACATCAGCGAGCTGGTGGTGGAGAAGCTGACCCGCTCCATCCTCGGCTGGGACCTGACCCGCAACGCGCAGCCCGTCTCCTACGCCTCCAACGCGCCCCGGGGCCCGATCGTGGCGCTGGCCGACGAGGCGACCTCCTCCGACGGGGACATGATCACCGCGGCCTTCAAGCTGCTGGGGCTCGGCCCGGTCGTCGGCCAGCGCACCTGGGGCGGGGTGGTCGGCATGACCGGCCGGCACACCCTCGGGGACGGCACGGTGATCACGGTGCCGATGAACGCGGCGTGGTTCCCCGAGTACGGCTGGTCGGTGGAGAACCAGGGCGTGGAGCCGGACCTGCCGATCCTGCGCACCCCGCTCGACTGGGCGGAGGGACGCCACGCGCAGCTGGACGACGCCGTGCACCTGGCGCTGGAGCTGCTGGAACAGGACCCGGCGGCGGTACCGCCCGGCTACACGGACGTACCGGACCGGCGGCGGCCGAAGCTGCCGCCCCGCGGGTGATCGCCGCCGCGCGGGTGATCCCGTAGGGCATGCGGAAGGGGCGCGACCCGGGAACGGCGGGTCGCGCCCCTTCTATTCGCTGAGCGTTACTTGTCGAAGTTCTCGTCGAACGCGTCGCGGGCCTTGTCCTTGACCTGGTCGGCAGCCTGCGAAGCCCGCTCGGACGCCTCGTCCTGCCGGCCGGCCGCCGCGGCCTTCGCCTTCTCCGCGAGCTGGTTCGCCTTGTCCTGGAACTGGTCCTTGATGCCCATGCTTCTTCACTCCTAGAGGGGTGTTCGGGGATGGGGCCTCGACCAGGCTTTCATAATTGGACATTCCTCGCATTACGATCAGCGGCGGCCGGCGCGCTCCTGCTCGTCCGCCGCCCCGCCGGCCCCGACAAGCCCCTTGGAAACACTGGCCAGTCGGGGTTCGAACCGCTTCATCTCGCGCTGTCCGACTGTCGAGATGATCCCCGGCAGGTAGCCGCGGACCCCCTGCATGCCGCGGAGCCACCACTGCGCGTACACGTGCGCGGAGCGCCGCTCGATGCCCGCCACGATCCGGTCGACGGCCGGCCCCAGCGGGTAGGTCTGGTTCGAGGGCCAGGGCAGCCGCTGGCGCAGCTCGCGCATGACCTCGTCCCGGTCGGCTCCGCGCACCATGTCGGTGTCGGTCCAGGACAGGTAGCCGACGCCGACCTTGACCCCCTTGTAGCCGACCTCGGCGCGCAGGCAGTGGGCGAAGGCCTCGACGCCCGACTTGGAGGCGCAGTACGCGGTCATCATGGGCGCCGGGGTGATCGCGGCGAGCGAGGCGATCTGGAGGAAGTAGCCGCGGCTCTCCATCAGCACGGGCAGGAAGGCGCGGGCGGTGACGGCGCCGCCGATGAGGTTGACCTCGATGACCCGGCGCCAGGCGTCCGGGTCGGAGTCGACGAACGGACCGCCGGAGGCCACGCCCGCGTTGGCGACGACGATGTCCACCTTGCCGAAGCGCTGCTTGACCTCCTGCGCGACCCGGGCCATGGCCTCGTGGTCGGTGACGTCGGCGTACCAGTGGTCGCTCTCGGTGTGCAGCCGCTCGGAGACCTCCTTGAGGGCCTCCGGCTCCAGGCCGACGAGGGCCACCTTCGCACCGCGCGCCGACAGCTTGCGGGCCAGCAGCTCGCCGACTCCGCGCGCCGCGCCGGTGACGACGGCGACCTGGCCTTCCAGACTCCTGCGAGCACTCACGGCGTCTTCTCCTTCTGCGGGGTGGGCAGGTACAGGGCGGCCAGCTCGCGCACGGCCTCGGTGACGGCTTCCGGCGCCTCGATCGGGGTCATGTGCCCCATCCCGGTCAGCTCGGTCAGCCCCACGCAGTTCGGCAGCGCGGCCGCCAGCCCCCGGGCGTGCACGATCGGCGTCAGCCGGTCGCTCTTGCCGCCGATGACGGCGGTGGGCACGGTCAGCGCGGCCAGGTTCGCGTCGAGGTCCAGCCCGGCCAGCACCCCGGACCAGGCGTGGCGCACCTTGGTCGGGCAGGCGTGCACGATGCGGGCGCAGGCCTCGACCCTCTCGGGCGCCGAGCCGGGGCCCATGGTGGCGTACTTCAGCACCTTCCTGGCCACCGGGCTGACGGGCCCGAGCGGCGCCCGGGATCCCAGGACCGCCCCGGTGATACGGGTCCTCGCGCGGCCGGGCCGCAGCGGCAGGACCAGCGACTCCGCGACGAGGCGGCCGCTGCCGGTGCTGCACAGCAGCGCGGCCGCGGCGTGTTCGGCGAACTCCGGCCGGCCGGCGGCCGCCATGACGGTCATCCCGCCCATGGAGTGGCCCGCGACGACGGCCTTCTCGCCGGGCGCGAGGGTGGCCCCCAGGACGGCGACCAGGTCGTCGGCGAGGGCGTCGGTGCTGTACCGCGAGGCGGCGGGGCTGCGCCCGTGGCCGCGCTGGTCGTAGGCGATGACCCGGTGGCCGACCGCCAGGGCCCGTATCTGCGCGGCCCAGAAGGCGGTGGAACAGGTCCAGCCGTGCGCGAGCACGACGGCCGGAGCCCCGTCCTCCCCGTGCACCTCCACGTGCAGGCGCGACCCGTCGGCGGAGGTGGCGACCAGCTCGCGACGCGGGACGGGCGGGGCATAGGGCCCGGCGGTCACATGCGTCAGCCGGCTCACGCGACACCGTCCTCGGTCGCCGCCTTCGCGGTCGCCGCCTTCGCGGGGGCCGATCCGGCCCCGCCAAATCCAGCCTCGCCGGCGGCAAATCCAGCCCCGCCGGCGTTTGAGGCGCGGGGGCCCGGGGGCAGCGCCCCCGGCAACGGCGCCGCACCCGAACCGGCGGCACCCACCGGAACCCGTTCGCGCTCCCGATGGCGTACGACCTCGTACTCGCCCAGGTCCACGCCCAGGGTCTCCTTACGGAACTCCCCCGTGGTCCCCGGCCAGACAGTCGTGTTGCGCCCCTGCGCGTCCAGGTACCAGCTGGTGCAGCCGCCGGTGTTCCACACCGTCCGCTCCATCCGCACCTGCACCTGCCGGTTCCACGCGTTCACGGCCGACGGCCTGGCGGCGAGCGCGACCCGCCCTCCCAGCACGTTCAGCTGCCGCAGGTAGTCGGCCATGTAGTTCAGCTGCGACTCGATCATCAGGATCATCGAGCTGTTCCCGAGCCCGGTGTTCGGGCCGATGATCGTCATCCAGTTCGGGAAGCCCGCCGCGGTGGCCCCGCGCAGCGACTGCATGCCGTCCTTCCACGCCTCCGCGAGGGTCTTGCCCTCCGCGCCCACCACCCGGTCGGCGATCGGCATGTCGGTGACGTGGAAGCCGGTGCCGAAGACGATCGCGTCGACCTCGGTCTCGGTCCCGTCGGCGGCGACCAGCACCGAGCCCCGGATCTCCTTCAGCCCGGAGGCGACCAGGTCCACGTTGGGCCGGGCGAGCGCCGGGTAGTACTCGCTGGAGAGCAGGATCCGCTTGCAGCCGATCCGGTACGAGGGCGTCAGCTTGGCCCGCAGCTCCGGGTCCTTGATCGAGCGCGCCATGTTGGCCTTGGCCAGGGACTCGATCAGCCCGAGCTGGTTCGGCCGCTTGGTGAAGGCGCTGACCTGGAGCTCGCGGATCCCCCACAGCAGTCCGCGGCGTGCGGCCCGGGTGAAGGGCAGCTGGCGGTGGAGCCAGCGCTCGACGGAGCTGATGGCGCGGTCGGTGCGGGGCATCACCCACGGCGGGGTGCGTTGGAAGAGGGTGAGCCGCTCCACGTCGGGGGCGATGGCGGGGACGATCTGGATGGCGGAGGCGCCCGTACCGATCATGGCGACGCGCTTGCCGCGCAGGTCGTAGTCGTGGTCCCAGCGGGCGGAGTGGAAGACCTTGCCGGGGAAGCCGGCGAGCCCGGGGATCTCCGGCATCTTCGGGTCGGACAGCGGCCCGGTGGCGGAGACGACCACATCGGCGGTGAACTCCCCGCCCGAGGTCTCGATGTCCCAGCGCATCTCGTCGGCGTCCCAGCGCATCATCCGGACCTCGTGGTTCAGGCGGATGTGGCGGCGCAGTCCGAAGGTGTCGGCCACGTGCTCCAGGTACTCGCGGATGGCGGGCTGCCCGGAGAAGGTCCGCGGCCAGTCGGGGTTGGGCGCGAAGGAGAAGGAGTAGAGGTGGGAGGGCACGTCGCAGGCGCACCCGGGGTAGCTGTTGTCGCGCCAGGTGCCGCCGACCGAGTCGGCGCGCTCCAGTACGACGAAATCGGTGATCCCCTCCCGCCGAAGCCGTACCGCGGCGCCCAGCCCGCCGAACCCGGAGCCGATCACCGCCACTCGTACGTGCTCGCGCCCGTCCATGCCACCGCCCATGCCCGCCGCCTTCGGATACCAACGCTGCCAGCAATCACTGGCACAATCGGGAGAGTAGAGCAGCCCCGTACTCATGGGTAGGGGTCGCGCCAGGAAAGTTACTGCGGGTACGCCCTAGGCTGCGCACGTGCCGGACAACGCGACGCAGAACGAAGCGCAAACCACGGAAGCAAGGAACACAGTGCGCGAATACCGCACGGAGGAGCTGGCCGAGGCCGCCGGCATACCCGTACGCACCCTGCGCTTCTACCGCGAGCGCAAGCTCCTGCCGCCGCCCCGCCGCGAGGGCCGCCTCGCCTGGTACGACGACCACCACCTGGCCCGGCTGCGCACCATCGCCGCCCTGCTGGAGCGCGGCCACACCCTCGGCGGCATAGCCGAGCTGACCGTCGCCTTCGAGAACGGCCGCGACGTCGGCCAGCTCGGCGAGCTGCTCGGCATCGGCTGGTCGGAGGAGACCCCGGTCCGGCTCTCGCCCGAGACCCTCGCCGACTACTTCGAGGGCGAGGTCACCCCGGAGAACCTGGCGGCCGCGCTCGACCTGGGCTACCTGGCCGCCGACGGCGAGGAGATCGTCCACGTCAGCCGCCGGCTGCTGGACGTCTCCTCGGCGCTGGTCCGCGAGGGCGTACCGCTGTCCGCCGTCCTGGAGACGGGCCGCCGGGTGCGCGAGCACGCGGACGCGATGGCGGCCCTGTTCACCGAGCTCATCTCCACGCACATCTCCGAGGAGGCGGTCGCGCGCCTGCGCCCCCTGGCGAAGAGCGTGGTCGAGGCCGAGCTCACGATGGCGATGGACCGCCTGCGCCCGCCGTCACCGGCCCGCGCCCAGGCTCCCGGCCCGGCTTCCGGCCCGGCTTCCGCCCAGCCTTCCGCTCCGGCTCAGGAACCGAGCTCGTAGGCCACGGTCACGGGCGCGTGGTCGGACCAGCGCTCGGGGTGCGTCTCGGCCCGCTCCACGAAGGCCTTCACGGCCTTGGCCGCCAGCCCCGGCGTCGCCACGTGGAGGTCGATCCGCCAGCCGGCGTCGTTGTCGAAGGCCCGCCCGCGGTAGGACCACCAGGAGTACGGCCCCTCGGTGTCGGGGTGCAGGCTGCGCACGACGTCCACGTACCCCGCGGAGTCGTACACCTCGCCGAGCCACTCGCGCTCCTCGGGCAGGAAGCCGGCGTTCTTCCGGTTGGTCTTCCAGTTCTTCAGGTCGGCTTCCTGGTGGCAGATGTTCCAGTCACCGCAGACGACGACCTCGCGGCCGTCCGCGGCGGCCCGCACCTTGAGCTCCCGCAGGTAGGCGAGGAATTCGCCCATGAACCGGTACTTCTCGTCCTGCTTCTCGGTCCCGGCCTCCCCGGAGGGCAGGTAGAGGCTGGCCACGGTCACACCGGGCAGGTCGATCTCCAGGTAGCGCCCACTCGTGTCGAATTCCTCGCTCCCGAATCCGACCTGCACCCGCTCGGGCTCGCGGCGCGTGTACAGCGCGACCCCGGCCCGGCCCTTGGCGGCAGCCGGGGCGAACACGGTGTGCCACCCCTCGGGCGCCCGCACCTCCTCCGGAATCTGCCCTTCCTCGGCCCGCACTTCCTGCAGGCACACGACGTCGGCGTCGGACCCGGCGAGCCACGGGGAGAACCCCTTCTTGGCGGCGGCGCGGATTCCGTTCACATTCACAGAGGTCACGATGAGCATCCCTGCACCATAGCGGGAGCGTTCCGTACGATGTTCGAATGTCTCAGGGGATCCAGCTCCGCGCGGTGTCGTACGACCACCCGGACGCGGTCAAGCTCAACGACCAAGTGCAGGTCGAATACCAGGCGCGCTACGACGGCGAGGGCGATGTCACATTCCTCGACCCGGCGATGTTCACTCCACCGAGGGGTCTCTACCTCCTCGCCTACGACGCCGACGGCACGCCCATGGCCAGTGGCGGCTGGCGCAGCCAGGACGCGAACGACGAGGGCTACGCGGACGGCGACGCCGAACTCAAGCGCATGTACGTGGTCCCGGAGGCCCGCGGCCTCGGCCTGGCCCGCCGCATCCTCGCCGAGCTCGAAGCGGACGCCCGCGCGGCCGGCCGGATCCGGATGGCCCTGGAAACGGGCGACCAGCAGCCGGAGGCCATCGCCCTCTACCTCTCCTCGGGCTACTCCCTGTCGGAGAAGTTCGGCCACTACCGCTTCTACGAATCCAGCCGCTGCATGACGAAGCCGCTGAACCCGGCCCCGACGTCCCGGTGATGGCCTGGGAGCGGTTCTGGCAGCTCGTCGACGGGCTCGGCCGTGAGGCCGGCACCGAGACCTGTCACGGCCTCGAAGAGGCCTGTACGCACCTGACCGGGATCCTCTCGCGCGAACCCGTGGATCAGATCATCGGCTTCGGCGAGCGCCTCGCGGAAGCCCTCTACCGGCTGGACCGGGCGGACTTCGGCACTCTGCCCGTCCTCGGCATGGAGCAGCCCGACGGCTCGCCGTTCCCGCAGTCGGACGACGGCTTCCTGTACGCGCGGGCTGCCGTCGTAGCCGCCGGCCGCCGGACGTACGAGAGCGTCTTCGGCCACCCGGAGCTCTTCGCACCGTTCACCGCACGCCACTGCGAGCAACTGCTCTACGTCCACGAGGAGGCGTTCGAGCAGGCGACCGGGGAGGAGTGGGAGCACCTCACCCGCTACGACTACGAGTCCTGCTCCAACAAGGACGGTTGGCCCGACCTCCGCGACTGAGCACCGGACGCTCCGGGAGCGCCTGCGGGCGCCTCCCGGAAACCCGGCGCACCCCGCACGCTCCGGAAACGCAGAAGATCCCGCCCGGTCTTGCGACCGGACGGGATCTCATGACGTTCCTGAGAGCTACTCAAGAACTGTCGTTTGTGGACCTGTGGGGATTTGAACCCCAGACCCCCTCGATGCGAACGAGGTGCGCTACCAGACTGCGCCACAGGCCCTTGCGACGTGTGAAACATTAGCATCCCCTCGCGGGTGCTCCAAAACCGGTTTCGGGGAGCGTCCGCGCAGGTCATCGATCATTCGTTCGCGGCGCGCGGGCGCTCGTCGCCCTCGTACTGGTCGAACAGCGGCGTGCGCGCCGCGTCGCGGGTGCGCGGGCGGGACTGCTGCGGGGCCGCGGGCTGGGCGCGCAGGCGGGGTTCCGTCGGCTCGGCCGTGCTGGAGCGGGTCGCGCTCCAGGGGTCCGGGGTCGCGGGGCCGCCGGTGGCGCGGGGGGCGACCGGGGCCGTCACGTACGTCGGCAGCGGGACCGGTACGGGCTCCCAGCTGTCACCGCGGGCCGGGCCGCGCTCGCGTTCGCGCTGCTGGTCCACCCATTCGGCGTGGTCCGTCTGCTCGACCAGGGCGCGCCGGCCGGCCTCCTGCGGGGAGACGGGTGGCGCGGGGTCCGGGTCGGAGCCCGCCGCTGCTTCGGGCTCCCGGCGGCGGGGCCGGTTCTCGCGGAGCCGGCGGGCGGCCGCTTCGGCGCGACGCCGGTCCATGGTGAACTCGTAGCGCCTGCGCTCCTGGACCCGCAGGTGCACGATGTACGTGCTCAGCAGCAGGGCGGGGACGGCGGGGGCCCACAGGTACTGGAGTCCGCCGACGGCGGCGACGACCGCGCCGAGGGTGAAGATCAGGAAGAGCAGCGCCGTGGTGCGCCGGCGGCGGGCCAGGACGACGAGCCGCTGCTCGCGGCGGGCCCGCTCCGCACGGTCGGCCCGCTCGGAGGCGGCCGATCTCGGCTCGGCGCGGGTCGGCGGGGGCACGACGACGGCCCGGACGTCGTCGACGTCCACGGAATTCACCGTTTCCGTCACTGCGTCCGGGTCCGCGGGGGGCTGGGGTCCCGCCTCCTCGTCACCGCGCTCACGCAGTCCCTTGGCGTAACGGCGCTCCATTCCCGCCCGGCCGGAAAGCAGCCGGATGGCGGTGGAGAAGCGTTCCGTCGGACGGGCTTCGTTCAGCTCGTCCTGCCTCCGGAGCCACATGGGCACCAAGTAGGCGGCCCAGGCCCCGACAATGACTGCGTAGATGAGGCCGCTGCTGCTCACACCCCACACCGTAGAGGGGTACGGCCGGGGGAATCCGCCAATTGGGACGGCGTGTCGCACGATCTCGCTGATATCACGGACTTTTTTTGTGATTCTTCGGATCAGGTTATGGGCGAATCGGTCGCCGAGCGAAAGAATTCGAACAAATATCGGATTCCCATTAAGCGTGCGGATGCCGTTCCCGGTGCCAGCGGTGCAGCAGCCCCTCCCGCACCTCCTCCACCGTCAGCGCGTAGACGAGGTGGTCCCGCCACGCGCCGTCGATGTGCAGATAGCGCGGCCGCAGCCCCTCCTCGCGGAAACCGAGCTTCTCCACCACCCGCCGGCTCGGACCGTTCTCCGGCCGGATGCAGACCTCGATCCGGTGCAGCCCGACCTTCGCGAAACAGTGGTCCACCGCGAGCGCGACCGCCGTGGGCATCACCCCGCGGCCCGCCACCTCGCGGTCCACCCAGTAGCCCACGTGGCCCGCGCACATCGAGCCCCAGGTGATCCCGGCGACCGTCAGCTGGCCCACCAGGCGCCCCTGGTACTCGATGACGAAGGGCAGCATGCGCCCCGCGTTCGCCTCCGCCCGCAGATGGCGGACCATCTGGCGGTACGTCGGCCGCTGGATCACCGGCCCCCAGGGCGCGGGCGGCGGAATCGTGGCCTCCCACGGGCGCAGCCAGTCGCGGTTGCGCCGGTTGACCTCGCGCCAGGCGGCCTGGTCCCGCAGCTTTATCGGCCGGAGCGTGACATCGCCGTCCGCCAGCACCACCGGCCAGGAGGGGCCGTTCAGCTCGTGCTCCCCGAGGGTCTTCCGGGAGGCGACTGGTGGTCGCCGCCCCGGATCTGGTCGACGGCGTGCAGCAGCACCCGCGACAGCACCGCGATCCCGTCGCGGACCCCGCCGGTGGAACCCGGCAGGTTCACGATCAGGGTGCGGCCGGCCACGCCCGCCAGGCCCCGCGACAGCGCCGCGGTCGGCACCTTCGCCAGCGACTCGGCGCGAACGGCCTGCGGGATGCCCGGGATCTCGTAGTCCAGCACCCGGGCGGTGGCGTCCGGGGTCCGGTCGGTCGGCGAGATGCCGGTTCCGCCGGTGGTGAGGATGACGTCGTACCCGGCGGCCACGCCCTCGCGCAGGGCCGCCTCGACGGGATCCCCGTCGGGGACCACACGCGGGCCGTCCACGGCGAAGCCGAGCGAGCGCAGCCCCTCGGCGAGCACCGGGCCGCCCCGGTCCTCGTACACGCCCGCGGACGCCCGGTTCGAGGCGGTGACCACGAGCGCGCGCAGCACGGGCCCCGCGGCCGGAGCCGCCGGAGCCGCTACGGACTCCGACACCGGCCCGTGGCTGTGGCTGTGGACCTCGCCGCCGCGCGGGGGGTTCACGAGCGCGCCCAGTCGCCGGACTTGCCGCCCGTCTTCTCCTCGACACGCACGTCCGTGATGACCGCGCCCTTGTCGACGGCCTTCACCATGTCGATGACGGTGAGCCCGGCGACGGCGACCGCGGTCAGCGCCTCCATCTCGACGCCCGTCCGGTCCGCCGTCTTGACGGTCGCGAGGATCTCGACGGCGTCGTCGGCGACCGTCAGGTCCACCTTCACGCCGGAGACCGCCAGCGGGTGGCACAACGGGATCAGATCGGGGGTCCTCTTCGCGCCCATGATCCCGGCGATCCGCGCGGTGGCGAGGGCGTCGCCCTTGGGTACGCCCTCACCGCGCAGCAGCTCGATCACCCGCGGGGAGACGAGCACGCGTCCGCTGGCCCGCGCCGTCCGCGTCGTGACGGCCTTCTCCGAGACGTCCACCATCCGGGCCGCGCCGGCCTCGTCGATGTGCGTCAGCTTGGTGCCACCGGCGCCGCCGGCGCCGCTCTGCTCAGGGGGTCCGGGGGTTTCCCCCCGGGAGATCGCTGCCATAAGTGCGTGCCGCTCCCGTCCGGGC contains these protein-coding regions:
- a CDS encoding molybdenum cofactor biosynthesis protein B, producing MSESVAAPAAPAAGPVLRALVVTASNRASAGVYEDRGGPVLAEGLRSLGFAVDGPRVVPDGDPVEAALREGVAAGYDVILTTGGTGISPTDRTPDATARVLDYEIPGIPQAVRAESLAKVPTAALSRGLAGVAGRTLIVNLPGSTGGVRDGIAVLSRVLLHAVDQIRGGDHQSPPGRPSGSTS
- the moaC gene encoding cyclic pyranopterin monophosphate synthase MoaC, with the protein product MAAISRGETPGPPEQSGAGGAGGTKLTHIDEAGAARMVDVSEKAVTTRTARASGRVLVSPRVIELLRGEGVPKGDALATARIAGIMGAKRTPDLIPLCHPLAVSGVKVDLTVADDAVEILATVKTADRTGVEMEALTAVAVAGLTVIDMVKAVDKGAVITDVRVEEKTGGKSGDWARS